In one Aeromicrobium erythreum genomic region, the following are encoded:
- a CDS encoding ribonuclease D, which yields MPEETGSPEEQAPPLPRLQLRDPLPPVIDTVDDYVAYCARLALGHGPVALDAERASGYRYSQRAYLVQVRRDGSGTGLVDPIAFDDLVDLDEAIGDAEWILHAATQDLPCLAEVGLHPTALFDTELAGRLLNLPRVGLASLVEHYLGLSLAKEHSAADWSTRPLPEPWLEYAALDVEVLIELRNLIEADLERAGKREWAAQDFEALLSFTGAPPKEERWRRTSGIHRARGRRTLGLVRALWEARDRIAEQRDTTPGRILPDASILEIAREAPRDASTLRNLPVMRSRGPRRFLQQWLDAVEEGLALPDDALPLSTQHREGPPPPRAWADKHPEAAARLTSAREAVTRIAEQHDLPPENLISPGLVRGLAWDPPTVVDVVHVGDALTEGGARPWQVELVAADLVDALTP from the coding sequence GTGCCCGAGGAGACGGGGAGCCCGGAGGAGCAGGCTCCTCCTCTTCCACGTCTGCAGCTGCGTGACCCCCTGCCCCCCGTCATCGACACGGTCGACGACTACGTGGCCTACTGCGCGCGTCTCGCGCTCGGCCACGGTCCGGTGGCCCTCGACGCCGAGCGGGCGTCGGGCTACCGCTACTCCCAGCGGGCCTACCTCGTGCAGGTGCGCCGCGACGGCAGCGGCACCGGCCTGGTCGACCCCATCGCCTTCGACGACCTCGTCGACCTCGACGAGGCGATCGGCGACGCGGAGTGGATCCTGCACGCGGCCACGCAGGACCTGCCGTGCCTCGCCGAGGTCGGGCTGCACCCGACCGCCCTGTTCGACACCGAGCTCGCCGGCCGGCTGCTCAACCTCCCGCGCGTGGGCCTGGCCTCCCTCGTGGAGCACTACCTCGGGCTGAGCCTGGCCAAGGAGCACTCGGCCGCCGACTGGTCGACGCGACCGCTGCCGGAGCCCTGGCTCGAGTACGCCGCGCTCGACGTCGAGGTGCTCATCGAGCTGCGCAACCTCATCGAGGCCGACCTCGAGCGCGCCGGCAAGCGCGAGTGGGCCGCGCAGGACTTCGAGGCCCTCCTGTCGTTCACGGGGGCTCCGCCGAAGGAGGAGCGCTGGCGGCGCACGTCGGGGATCCACCGGGCCCGTGGCCGACGTACCCTCGGGCTGGTGCGCGCCCTCTGGGAGGCGCGCGACCGGATCGCCGAGCAGCGCGACACGACGCCCGGGCGGATCCTGCCCGACGCCTCCATCCTCGAGATCGCCCGCGAGGCTCCCCGCGACGCCTCGACGCTGCGCAACCTGCCCGTCATGCGCTCGCGCGGACCGCGCCGCTTCCTGCAGCAGTGGCTCGACGCGGTCGAGGAGGGCCTCGCCCTCCCCGACGACGCCCTGCCGCTCTCCACGCAGCACCGCGAGGGGCCGCCCCCGCCGCGCGCGTGGGCCGACAAGCACCCCGAGGCCGCGGCGCGGCTGACATCGGCCCGCGAGGCGGTCACGCGCATCGCCGAGCAGCACGACCTGCCGCCGGAGAACCTCATCTCCCCCGGCCTCGTCCGCGGTCTGGCCTGGGACCCGCCGACCGTCGTCGACGTCGTCCACGTCGGCGACGCGCTCACCGAGGGCGGGGCCCGTCCGTGGCAGGTCGAGCTCGTCGCCGCCGACCTCGTCGACGCCCTGACGCCCTGA
- the efeU gene encoding iron uptake transporter permease EfeU — MLANFLIGLREGLEASLVVSILLAYLVRTDRRRDVRYIWIGVGGALALVVLVFTAVTLAFEQLPFVWQEAVGGTLSILAAALVTWMIFWMRRTARGLKRELEGELATAVELGPVAIATVAFLTVGREGLETAAIIWATISGSYTASPFVGATTGILVAVLLGYLIYRGALRINLSTFFQVTGALLIVVAAGVLAYGVHDLQEAGILPGITNLAFDVSGVIAPDSWYGTLLKGTVNFQPDPTWLQTIAWVAYVVPVLWLYLRPQASAAPTAPRPDAHV; from the coding sequence GTGCTCGCCAACTTCCTGATCGGTCTGCGCGAGGGGCTGGAGGCCAGCCTCGTCGTCAGCATCCTGCTGGCCTACCTCGTGCGCACGGACCGCCGCCGCGACGTCCGCTACATCTGGATCGGCGTGGGCGGAGCGCTGGCCCTCGTCGTGCTCGTGTTCACGGCCGTGACGCTCGCCTTCGAGCAGCTCCCCTTCGTGTGGCAGGAAGCCGTCGGCGGGACGCTCTCGATCCTCGCCGCCGCCCTGGTCACGTGGATGATCTTCTGGATGCGCCGTACCGCCCGCGGGCTCAAGCGCGAGCTCGAGGGCGAGCTCGCGACGGCGGTCGAGCTCGGACCCGTCGCCATCGCCACGGTCGCGTTCCTGACCGTCGGGCGCGAGGGTCTGGAGACCGCCGCGATCATCTGGGCCACGATCTCCGGCAGCTACACCGCCTCGCCGTTCGTCGGCGCGACCACAGGCATCCTCGTCGCGGTGCTCCTGGGCTACCTCATCTACCGCGGGGCCCTGCGCATCAACCTCTCGACCTTCTTCCAGGTGACGGGTGCCCTGCTCATCGTGGTCGCCGCCGGCGTGCTCGCCTACGGCGTCCACGACCTGCAGGAGGCCGGCATCCTGCCCGGCATCACGAACCTCGCGTTCGACGTCTCCGGTGTCATCGCACCCGACAGCTGGTACGGCACGCTCCTCAAGGGCACCGTGAACTTCCAGCCCGACCCGACCTGGCTGCAGACGATCGCCTGGGTGGCCTACGTGGTGCCGGTGCTGTGGCTCTACCTGCGCCCCCAGGCAAGCGCGGCGCCCACCGCCCCGCGACCCGACGCGCACGTCTGA
- a CDS encoding aldo/keto reductase, whose translation MSHDLLHRPLGHSGIQVPVVGIGCNAFGTRIDAPQVQAVVDAALQRGVTFFDTADVYGFGASEELLGAALGSRRDEVVVATKFGMDMQGRNGDDGGRRGSAAYVRTAVEASLRRLGTDHLDLYQLHTPDPATPLDETLEALDALVQAGTVRAVGCSNFQSWQLVDADWRARTAGLTRFTTAQNEYSLYNRTAEVELTPACEHLDVGILPYFPLAYGLLTGKYRRGEDAPEGTRLATQSERLATADWERIDTLQSFADARGISLLELAMGGLAAQPAVSSVIAGVSRPEQVAANADAVSWQPSEDDLTELASIGRPAQSYTTFAPA comes from the coding sequence ATGAGCCACGACCTCCTCCACCGTCCCCTCGGCCACTCCGGCATCCAGGTGCCCGTCGTCGGCATCGGCTGCAACGCCTTCGGCACGCGCATCGACGCCCCGCAGGTGCAGGCCGTGGTCGACGCCGCCCTCCAGCGGGGCGTCACCTTCTTCGACACCGCCGACGTCTACGGCTTCGGCGCGAGCGAGGAGCTGCTCGGCGCGGCGCTCGGGTCACGTCGCGACGAGGTGGTCGTCGCCACGAAGTTCGGCATGGACATGCAGGGCCGCAACGGCGACGACGGGGGTCGACGGGGGAGCGCCGCCTACGTCCGCACCGCCGTCGAGGCCAGCCTGCGACGTCTGGGCACCGACCACCTCGACCTCTACCAGCTGCACACGCCGGACCCCGCCACCCCGCTCGACGAGACGCTCGAGGCGCTCGACGCCCTCGTGCAGGCCGGCACGGTGCGCGCCGTCGGCTGCTCGAACTTCCAGTCCTGGCAGCTGGTCGACGCCGACTGGCGCGCCCGGACCGCCGGACTCACCCGGTTCACGACCGCGCAGAACGAGTACTCGCTGTACAACCGGACCGCGGAGGTCGAGCTGACCCCGGCCTGCGAGCACCTCGACGTCGGGATCCTGCCGTACTTCCCGCTCGCCTACGGGCTGCTGACCGGAAAGTACCGGCGCGGGGAGGACGCGCCGGAGGGGACCCGGCTGGCGACGCAGTCCGAGCGGCTGGCGACGGCCGACTGGGAGCGCATCGACACGCTCCAGTCCTTCGCCGACGCTCGGGGCATCTCGCTGCTGGAGCTGGCCATGGGTGGACTGGCGGCCCAGCCGGCGGTCAGCAGCGTCATCGCGGGCGTGTCCCGTCCGGAGCAGGTGGCGGCGAACGCCGACGCCGTCTCGTGGCAGCCGAGCGAGGACGACCTGACGGAGCTCGCGTCGATCGGCCGCCCGGCGCAGTCGTACACGACCTTCGCCCCGGCCTGA
- a CDS encoding protein translocase subunit SecDF has translation MHQRAPLWRAIAAFAVLAASLAFAYFKPANLGLDLEGGTQIVLETQDTDRVKADAESTSRALEVIRGRVDALGVAEPTLAQSGDRRIIVELPGVTDPREAAEVIGQTAQLSFHEVLRPAQEGQKPEDGQVVANDEQGQPLLLGPTLVDGEGVSDAEAATPQQGVGQWVVNVNFAGEGRTGWRDLVAAACANTEGGNRVAILLDEDIISSPAVQPDLCRSGGGNSTSITGNFTQAQADDLAVLIKGGALPVPVEVIEQRTVGATLGDAAIDASIEAGIIGIILTGLFIVLVYRVVGLMATFALATYAAISYGLLVWLGATLTLPGLAGFVLAIGLAIDANVLVFERAREEYEKNGNLHTSLTTGFNKAWSAILDSNVTTVLAAALLFFLASGPVKGFGVTLTIGTIASMFSALVVARVLTEFAVKRSFLKKRPGLTGVASTGPVRKWLNERGPNLMRRSGLWIGLTLVVAGVSISGILLRGLNLGVEFTGGRILEFSTAQAVDVQEVREAVSDAGFPRAVVQESSGDGQSENVSVRLDDITNDEAVEVEEAVESVAGQATKERDELIGPSLGKELRDKALIAFAIAIAAQMVYLAWRFRWTYAVSAQLSMASVVLTVVGIFAWWGKPIDGVFLAAVLSIIGLAVNDTIVVFDRIREHTGENRGRRLRDVVNEAILQTIPRTVNTGLGAMFILAALAFLGGDSLTDFAIALLLGLSIGILSTIFTASALAVKLEERWPHDPDKKPKVVDKYAQIDDGRNTDGAVV, from the coding sequence ATGCACCAGCGCGCCCCTCTGTGGCGTGCGATCGCGGCGTTCGCCGTGCTCGCCGCCTCCCTCGCCTTCGCCTACTTCAAGCCCGCCAACCTCGGCCTCGACCTCGAGGGCGGCACGCAGATCGTCCTCGAGACCCAGGACACCGACCGCGTCAAGGCCGACGCCGAGTCGACCTCCCGGGCCCTGGAGGTCATCCGCGGCCGTGTCGACGCCCTGGGCGTCGCCGAGCCGACCCTCGCCCAGTCCGGCGACCGCCGGATCATCGTCGAGCTCCCCGGCGTGACCGACCCGCGGGAGGCGGCCGAGGTCATCGGCCAGACCGCCCAGCTCTCCTTCCACGAGGTCCTGCGCCCCGCGCAGGAGGGCCAGAAGCCCGAGGACGGCCAGGTCGTCGCGAACGACGAGCAGGGCCAGCCGCTGCTCCTCGGCCCGACGCTCGTCGACGGCGAGGGGGTCTCCGACGCCGAGGCCGCCACGCCGCAGCAGGGCGTGGGCCAGTGGGTCGTCAACGTCAACTTCGCCGGCGAGGGCCGCACCGGCTGGCGCGACCTCGTCGCGGCCGCCTGCGCCAACACCGAGGGCGGCAACCGGGTCGCCATCCTGCTCGACGAGGACATCATCTCCTCCCCCGCCGTCCAGCCCGACTTGTGCCGCTCCGGCGGCGGCAACAGCACCAGCATCACCGGCAACTTCACCCAGGCCCAGGCCGACGACCTCGCCGTCCTCATCAAGGGCGGCGCGCTCCCGGTGCCCGTCGAGGTCATCGAGCAGCGCACGGTCGGCGCGACGCTGGGCGACGCGGCGATCGACGCGTCCATCGAGGCCGGCATCATCGGCATCATCCTGACCGGCCTGTTCATCGTGCTCGTGTACCGCGTGGTCGGGCTCATGGCCACGTTCGCGCTGGCCACCTACGCCGCGATCTCCTACGGCCTGCTCGTCTGGCTCGGCGCGACCCTCACGCTGCCCGGCCTGGCGGGCTTCGTGCTCGCCATCGGCCTGGCCATCGACGCCAACGTGCTGGTGTTCGAGCGAGCCCGCGAGGAGTACGAGAAGAACGGCAACCTGCACACCTCGCTCACGACCGGCTTCAACAAGGCGTGGTCGGCCATCCTCGACTCCAACGTCACCACGGTGCTGGCCGCCGCGCTGCTGTTCTTCCTGGCGTCCGGTCCGGTCAAGGGCTTCGGCGTCACCCTGACGATCGGCACCATCGCATCGATGTTCTCGGCGCTGGTCGTCGCACGCGTGCTCACCGAGTTCGCGGTGAAGCGGTCGTTCCTGAAGAAGCGGCCCGGTCTCACCGGCGTGGCCTCGACGGGCCCGGTCCGCAAGTGGCTCAACGAGCGCGGCCCGAACCTGATGCGTCGCAGCGGGCTCTGGATCGGCCTCACCCTGGTCGTCGCTGGCGTGTCGATCAGCGGCATCCTGCTGCGCGGCCTGAACCTCGGCGTCGAGTTCACGGGCGGGCGCATCCTCGAGTTCTCCACCGCCCAGGCCGTCGACGTGCAGGAGGTGCGCGAGGCGGTGTCGGACGCGGGCTTCCCGCGCGCCGTCGTGCAGGAGTCGTCCGGCGACGGTCAGAGCGAGAACGTCAGCGTCCGCCTCGACGACATCACCAACGACGAGGCCGTCGAGGTCGAGGAGGCCGTCGAGTCGGTCGCGGGCCAGGCCACGAAGGAGCGCGACGAGCTGATCGGTCCGAGCCTCGGCAAGGAGCTGCGCGACAAGGCGCTCATCGCGTTCGCGATCGCCATCGCCGCGCAGATGGTCTACCTCGCCTGGCGGTTCCGCTGGACCTACGCGGTGTCGGCCCAGCTGTCGATGGCGTCGGTCGTGCTCACCGTGGTCGGCATCTTCGCGTGGTGGGGCAAGCCGATCGACGGCGTGTTCCTGGCCGCGGTGCTGTCGATCATCGGCCTCGCGGTCAACGACACGATCGTCGTGTTCGACCGCATCCGCGAGCACACGGGCGAGAACCGAGGCCGACGGCTGCGCGACGTCGTGAACGAGGCGATCCTGCAGACGATCCCGCGCACGGTGAACACCGGCCTCGGTGCCATGTTCATCCTCGCGGCGCTCGCGTTCCTCGGTGGCGACTCGCTGACCGACTTCGCGATCGCCCTCCTGCTCGGGCTCTCGATCGGCATCCTCTCGACGATCTTCACGGCGTCCGCCCTCGCCGTGAAGCTCGAGGAGCGCTGGCCGCACGACCCGGACAAGAAGCCCAAGGTCGTCGACAAGTACGCCCAGATCGACGACGGACGGAACACCGACGGCGCCGTCGTCTGA
- a CDS encoding cystathionine beta-synthase, which translates to MRIANHVVDLVGGTPLVKLSSVVPAGSALVAAKIEYLNPGGSSKDRIAVKMVDEAEASGALKPGGVIVEPTSGNTGVGLALVAQQRGYSCIFVCPDKVSEDKRNTLRAYGAEVVVCPTAVPPEHPDSYYNVSDRLVRETPNAWKPDQYSNPAGPASHYETTGPEIWADTDGTVTHFVAGVGTGGTITGTGRYLKEVSGGRVKIIGADPEGSVYSGGTGRPYLVEGVGEDFWPSAYDPEIADEIIAVSDADAFEMTRRLAREEGLLVGGSCGMAVVAALEVAEREGPDAVVVVLLPDGGRGYLSKIFNDDWMSSYGFLREPLDGHTDRPSVGAVLRRKSGDLPALVHTHPSETIRDAIEILREYNVSQMPVVGAEPPVVIGEVAGSVSERTLISAVFEGRASLTDPVWKHMEPPLPLLGAHEDLDTALTMLKDSDAVMVIEDGKPLGVLTRHDLLGVHV; encoded by the coding sequence ATGCGTATCGCGAACCACGTGGTCGACCTCGTGGGCGGCACCCCGCTCGTGAAGTTGTCCAGCGTCGTCCCGGCAGGATCTGCCCTGGTGGCGGCCAAGATCGAGTACCTCAACCCCGGCGGCAGCTCCAAGGACCGGATCGCCGTCAAGATGGTCGACGAGGCCGAGGCCTCCGGCGCGCTCAAGCCCGGCGGCGTCATCGTCGAGCCCACCTCCGGCAACACCGGGGTCGGGCTCGCGCTGGTGGCCCAGCAGCGCGGCTACTCCTGCATCTTCGTCTGCCCCGACAAGGTCAGCGAGGACAAGCGCAACACCCTGCGTGCCTACGGCGCCGAGGTCGTGGTCTGCCCGACCGCCGTGCCGCCGGAGCACCCCGACAGCTACTACAACGTCTCCGACCGGCTCGTCCGCGAGACCCCGAACGCCTGGAAGCCCGACCAGTACTCCAACCCCGCCGGGCCGGCCTCGCACTACGAGACGACGGGTCCGGAGATCTGGGCCGACACCGACGGCACGGTCACGCACTTCGTGGCCGGCGTCGGCACGGGCGGCACCATCACCGGCACCGGCCGCTACCTCAAGGAGGTCTCCGGCGGTCGGGTCAAGATCATCGGCGCCGACCCCGAGGGCTCGGTCTACTCCGGCGGCACGGGCCGCCCGTACCTGGTGGAGGGTGTCGGCGAGGACTTCTGGCCGAGCGCCTACGACCCCGAGATCGCCGACGAGATCATCGCGGTCTCCGACGCCGACGCGTTCGAGATGACCCGCCGCCTCGCCCGCGAGGAGGGGCTGCTGGTCGGAGGCTCCTGCGGCATGGCCGTCGTCGCGGCGCTCGAGGTGGCCGAGCGCGAGGGCCCCGACGCCGTCGTCGTGGTCCTGCTGCCCGACGGCGGACGCGGCTACCTCTCCAAGATCTTCAACGACGACTGGATGTCGTCCTACGGCTTCCTGCGCGAGCCGCTCGACGGCCACACCGACCGGCCCAGCGTCGGCGCGGTGCTGCGCCGCAAGTCCGGTGACCTGCCCGCGCTCGTGCACACCCACCCGTCGGAGACCATCCGCGACGCGATCGAGATCCTGCGCGAGTACAACGTCTCCCAGATGCCGGTCGTCGGCGCCGAGCCGCCCGTCGTCATCGGCGAGGTCGCCGGCAGCGTCAGCGAGCGCACCCTCATCAGCGCCGTCTTCGAGGGTCGCGCCTCGCTCACCGACCCGGTGTGGAAGCACATGGAGCCGCCGTTGCCGTTGCTCGGCGCGCACGAGGACCTCGACACCGCGCTGACGATGCTGAAGGACAGCGACGCCGTCATGGTGATCGAGGACGGCAAGCCGCTGGGCGTCCTGACCCGGCACGACCTCCTGGGGGTGCACGTATGA
- a CDS encoding cystathionine gamma-synthase — translation MSDQSDDRTGEALGFATRAIHAGFEPDPQTGAVNVPIYASSTFAQDGVGGMRGGYEYARTGNPTRAALEANLASLENGAHGRAFSSGMAATDAALRTLLRPGDHLVIPDDAYGGTFRLIDKVFTHWGISYTPVAVNDVDAVRAAIRPETKVVWVETPTNPLLNVADVEQVAEVAHAAGARFVVDNTFASPYLQQPLALGADVVLHSTTKYLGGHSDVVGGALVTDDAELDTGFAFLQNGAGGVPGPFDAYLTFRGAKTLAVRMEQHCTNAEAVVDLLVGHPAVASVLYPGLPDHPGHEVAARQMRRFGGMVSLRLAGGRQAALDLCARTRIFTLAESLGGIESLIEHPGAMTHASTAGSVLEVPDDLVRLSVGIEDTADLLADLEQALG, via the coding sequence ATGAGCGACCAGAGCGACGACCGCACGGGCGAGGCGCTGGGCTTCGCGACCCGCGCGATCCACGCAGGCTTCGAGCCCGACCCGCAGACCGGCGCGGTGAACGTGCCGATCTACGCGTCCTCGACCTTCGCCCAGGACGGCGTGGGTGGCATGCGCGGCGGCTACGAGTACGCCCGCACCGGCAACCCGACCCGCGCGGCGCTCGAGGCGAACCTGGCGTCGCTCGAGAACGGCGCGCACGGTCGCGCGTTCTCCTCGGGCATGGCGGCCACCGACGCCGCCCTGCGCACCCTGCTGCGGCCCGGTGACCACCTCGTCATCCCCGACGACGCCTACGGCGGCACCTTCCGGCTCATCGACAAGGTGTTCACCCACTGGGGCATCTCCTACACGCCCGTCGCCGTCAACGACGTCGACGCCGTCCGCGCTGCGATCCGGCCCGAGACGAAGGTCGTGTGGGTCGAGACCCCGACCAACCCGCTGCTCAACGTCGCCGACGTCGAGCAGGTGGCCGAGGTCGCGCACGCCGCAGGTGCACGGTTCGTCGTCGACAACACCTTCGCCTCGCCCTACCTGCAGCAGCCGCTCGCCCTCGGCGCCGACGTGGTCCTGCACTCCACCACGAAGTACCTCGGCGGCCACTCCGACGTGGTGGGCGGCGCGCTCGTCACCGACGACGCCGAGCTCGACACCGGGTTCGCCTTCCTGCAGAACGGCGCCGGCGGCGTGCCGGGTCCGTTCGACGCCTACCTGACGTTCCGCGGCGCGAAGACGCTCGCGGTCCGGATGGAGCAGCACTGCACGAACGCGGAGGCGGTCGTCGACCTCCTCGTCGGTCACCCGGCCGTCGCGTCGGTGCTCTACCCCGGCCTGCCCGACCACCCCGGGCACGAGGTCGCCGCCCGGCAGATGCGTCGCTTCGGCGGCATGGTCTCGCTGCGGCTGGCGGGAGGGCGCCAGGCGGCACTCGACCTCTGCGCGCGGACCCGCATCTTCACCCTCGCGGAGAGCCTCGGTGGCATCGAGTCGCTCATCGAGCACCCGGGGGCCATGACGCACGCGTCGACCGCGGGCTCGGTGCTGGAGGTGCCAGACGACCTGGTGCGGCTCAGCGTGGGCATCGAGGACACGGCCGACCTGCTGGCCGACCTGGAGCAGGCGCTCGGCTGA
- the rmuC gene encoding DNA recombination protein RmuC — protein sequence MAPTLTLLLGLLVGVALGVVVGLLVARLRQVDGAAGAEDPAVVQARHAAELAEVRHMARAELADARHAAAAERAQVEQALAAERSRVESALAAAKADVEARLAATRAEADALREQVEVARRQTRELVAQHDREAKERQAKEQSESRVLQKLAPVATQLQQMQRKVEEIEEKRARQHGHLAEQIRATQESAARSQQAAETLSGALRNNTVRGAYGETQLTSLVESAGLLNRIDFSTQESITADSGARRPDMVIKLPGRKQMAVDAKVPYAVFIDANRPDLDDAERKRMFVQHAKAVRAHVDALAQKEYWTGLPTSPEFTVAFIPNDAILNAALDADPSLMEHAFARGIVLATPVNLWAVLKTVAFTWRQEDLAENAQELVDLGRELYKRLGTLSSHVSKLGRSLERSVKDYNTFVGSLERGVLVTARKLDRVDDTALLGDVQELDVDPRSLTASELTQPSPSQEFALFEDLERPEIDPLLVEGETVDDAQEQAG from the coding sequence ATGGCTCCCACCCTCACCCTCCTGCTCGGTCTGCTCGTCGGTGTCGCGCTCGGCGTGGTGGTCGGCCTGTTGGTCGCCCGCCTGCGTCAGGTCGACGGGGCGGCGGGCGCCGAGGACCCCGCGGTGGTCCAGGCCCGACACGCCGCGGAGCTGGCCGAGGTGCGGCACATGGCCCGCGCGGAGCTCGCCGACGCGCGGCACGCGGCGGCGGCGGAGCGGGCGCAGGTCGAGCAGGCGCTGGCGGCGGAGCGCAGCCGCGTCGAGAGCGCTCTCGCCGCGGCCAAGGCCGACGTCGAGGCCCGGCTCGCGGCCACGCGGGCCGAGGCGGACGCCCTGCGCGAGCAGGTCGAGGTCGCCCGGCGTCAGACGCGCGAGCTCGTGGCGCAGCACGACCGCGAGGCCAAGGAGCGCCAGGCCAAGGAGCAGAGCGAGAGCCGCGTGCTGCAGAAGCTCGCGCCGGTGGCCACCCAGCTCCAGCAGATGCAGCGCAAGGTCGAGGAGATCGAGGAGAAGCGTGCCCGGCAGCACGGCCACCTCGCCGAGCAGATCCGCGCCACGCAGGAGTCGGCGGCGCGCTCCCAGCAGGCTGCAGAGACGCTCTCCGGCGCCCTGCGCAACAACACGGTCCGCGGGGCCTACGGCGAGACCCAGCTGACGTCGCTCGTGGAGTCGGCCGGGCTGCTCAACCGCATCGACTTCTCCACCCAGGAGTCAATCACCGCCGACTCCGGCGCCCGACGTCCCGACATGGTCATCAAGCTGCCGGGACGCAAGCAGATGGCGGTCGACGCGAAGGTGCCTTACGCGGTCTTCATCGACGCGAACCGCCCCGACCTCGACGACGCCGAGCGCAAGCGGATGTTCGTGCAGCACGCGAAGGCCGTGCGGGCGCACGTCGACGCGCTGGCCCAGAAGGAGTACTGGACCGGTCTGCCCACCAGCCCGGAGTTCACGGTGGCGTTCATCCCGAACGACGCGATCCTCAACGCCGCGCTCGACGCCGACCCGTCGCTCATGGAGCACGCGTTCGCGCGGGGCATCGTGCTGGCGACGCCGGTCAACCTGTGGGCGGTGCTCAAGACCGTGGCGTTCACCTGGCGCCAGGAGGACCTCGCCGAGAACGCGCAGGAGCTCGTCGACCTCGGACGTGAGCTGTACAAGCGGCTCGGCACCCTGTCCTCGCACGTGTCCAAGCTCGGCCGCTCGCTCGAACGGTCGGTCAAGGACTACAACACCTTCGTCGGCTCGCTCGAGCGCGGCGTGCTCGTCACGGCACGCAAGCTCGACCGCGTCGACGACACGGCCCTGCTGGGCGACGTGCAGGAGCTCGACGTCGACCCGCGCAGCCTCACCGCGAGCGAGCTGACGCAGCCCTCCCCGTCGCAGGAGTTCGCGCTGTTCGAGGACCTCGAGCGACCCGAGATCGACCCGCTCCTCGTCGAGGGCGAGACCGTCGACGACGCGCAGGAGCAGGCGGGCTGA
- a CDS encoding tetratricopeptide repeat protein yields MTIYLTPNISDDQIAAMDVFDAFRLGEELLESRYPRDAARVLRRVVEDSPDNASAWELLARAHFAAAQLRPAEEAFRRLVELEPTSGWAHTALGLTLDRQSRHREGALMHRMAAAMGESARDASRVQLVDRPVV; encoded by the coding sequence ATGACCATCTACCTGACCCCGAACATCTCCGACGACCAGATCGCGGCGATGGACGTCTTCGACGCCTTCCGGCTCGGCGAGGAGCTGCTGGAGTCGCGCTACCCCCGCGACGCCGCGCGCGTCCTGCGGCGGGTCGTCGAGGACTCCCCCGACAACGCGTCGGCGTGGGAGCTGCTCGCTCGTGCCCACTTCGCGGCCGCCCAGCTGCGGCCTGCGGAGGAGGCGTTCCGTCGGCTCGTCGAGCTGGAGCCCACGAGCGGCTGGGCGCACACCGCGCTCGGCCTGACGCTCGACCGGCAGAGCCGTCACCGCGAGGGTGCGCTCATGCACCGCATGGCGGCCGCCATGGGCGAGTCGGCCCGCGACGCCTCGCGCGTGCAGCTCGTCGACCGACCGGTCGTCTGA
- a CDS encoding M50 family metallopeptidase — MSPYVPAAVGAALALLPWGWGAGRHVVTLVHEAGHALVAVLTGRRLNGVRLHRDTSGLTTSVGRPTGPGMVATAAAGYLAPSALGLGLLALVSLDRTAWALWTALAVVAGMLVFIRNVFGLLVVGLAGAGVALLVWRTDPAAQGFAAVALSTFLLVGGPRTTVELWSSRRRSRSRTSDADVLARLTPLPAAAWNAGFVLLTLGALVPAWTLLRDLTALR, encoded by the coding sequence ATGAGCCCCTACGTCCCCGCGGCGGTCGGCGCCGCCTTGGCGCTGCTGCCGTGGGGATGGGGGGCCGGCCGGCACGTCGTCACCCTCGTGCACGAGGCGGGCCACGCGCTGGTCGCCGTGCTGACCGGTCGGCGGCTGAATGGGGTGCGCCTGCACCGTGACACCTCGGGGCTGACCACCTCGGTGGGCCGGCCCACCGGCCCCGGCATGGTGGCCACCGCCGCCGCGGGCTACCTCGCACCGAGCGCCCTCGGCCTCGGGCTGCTCGCGCTCGTGTCGCTCGATCGCACCGCCTGGGCCCTGTGGACCGCGCTCGCTGTCGTCGCCGGCATGCTCGTGTTCATCCGCAACGTGTTCGGTCTCCTCGTGGTGGGACTCGCCGGGGCCGGCGTCGCGCTGCTGGTGTGGCGCACCGACCCGGCGGCGCAGGGGTTCGCCGCCGTCGCGCTCTCCACGTTCCTGCTGGTCGGCGGACCGCGCACCACGGTCGAGCTGTGGTCGTCGCGGCGCAGGTCGCGGTCGCGCACGAGCGACGCCGACGTGCTCGCCCGGCTCACGCCCCTGCCCGCCGCGGCCTGGAACGCGGGCTTCGTGCTGCTCACCCTCGGCGCCCTCGTCCCCGCCTGGACGCTGCTGCGTGACCTCACCGCCCTGCGCTGA